The Geotalea uraniireducens Rf4 genome window below encodes:
- the rpsA gene encoding 30S ribosomal protein S1: MDKDDKELKETTEEESFADLFAKSFADQVRLEPGQKVEAKILKISGDWIFLDTGRKGEGVLEAKELLDADGNLTVKEGDTITAWFLGVSHNELRFTTRLGGGSAGQSQLEDAWRNGIPVEGHVEKEIKGGFEVKVGGTVRAFCPYSQISLRRVENAADYIGKRLSFRISEYGENGRNIVLSHRSVLEEERLRQKEEQKETLKEGMIVQGTVTSLRDFGAFISIGSVEGLLPISEIGWSRVKDIHEVLSVGQNVEVVIKQIDWENDKISFSLKDTLADPWDKVALTYPEGSFHTGRVARLAQFGAFVTLDSGVDGLIHISKLGAGKRINHPREVIKEGETVEVKVESVDRENRRLSLSLAEVSRAAEQEERTIEEFRRTAAETSAKTMGTLGDLLKAKLEKGKK; this comes from the coding sequence ATGGACAAAGACGACAAGGAATTAAAAGAGACAACCGAAGAAGAGAGTTTTGCAGACCTGTTCGCCAAGAGTTTTGCCGATCAGGTCAGGCTTGAACCGGGGCAGAAGGTGGAAGCGAAGATACTCAAGATCAGCGGCGACTGGATTTTTCTCGACACGGGACGAAAAGGTGAAGGGGTCCTTGAAGCGAAAGAACTCCTCGATGCGGACGGCAATCTGACTGTCAAGGAGGGGGATACGATCACCGCATGGTTCCTTGGTGTTTCGCACAATGAACTGCGCTTTACCACCAGGCTTGGCGGCGGATCAGCCGGTCAGTCGCAGCTGGAAGATGCCTGGCGCAACGGCATTCCGGTGGAAGGTCATGTGGAGAAAGAGATCAAGGGGGGCTTCGAGGTCAAGGTCGGCGGCACTGTCCGTGCCTTTTGCCCATATTCCCAGATATCACTGCGGCGGGTGGAGAATGCCGCCGATTACATAGGCAAGCGCTTATCATTCAGAATCAGCGAATACGGCGAGAACGGCCGCAACATCGTCCTTTCCCATCGGTCCGTGCTGGAAGAGGAACGGCTGCGGCAGAAAGAAGAGCAGAAGGAAACACTCAAGGAAGGGATGATCGTCCAGGGGACGGTCACCTCGCTGCGCGATTTCGGCGCTTTCATCTCCATCGGCAGTGTCGAAGGGCTTCTTCCAATCTCCGAGATCGGCTGGAGCCGGGTTAAGGATATTCACGAGGTGCTCTCTGTCGGCCAGAACGTGGAGGTGGTGATAAAGCAGATCGATTGGGAAAACGATAAAATCTCTTTCAGCCTGAAAGACACCCTGGCTGATCCTTGGGATAAGGTGGCGCTCACCTATCCCGAAGGGTCGTTCCACACCGGACGGGTGGCACGCTTGGCCCAATTCGGCGCCTTTGTCACCCTGGATTCCGGGGTGGACGGTCTTATCCATATCTCGAAGCTGGGCGCAGGCAAGCGCATCAACCATCCCCGCGAGGTGATCAAGGAGGGTGAGACTGTGGAAGTGAAGGTCGAGAGCGTCGACCGGGAAAACAGGCGTCTCTCCCTGTCATTGGCCGAGGTGAGCCGAGCGGCGGAGCAGGAGGAGCGGACGATCGAGGAGTTTCGCCGTACTGCCGCCGAGACCTCTGCAAAGACCATGGGGACGCTGGGAGACCTGCTGAAAGCCAAGCTGGAAAAGGGAAAGAAGTGA
- a CDS encoding THUMP domain-containing protein: protein MKEWNVVITAREGFFKEAGGMLEQFGPVSKTGFFNILVMHVEDPFLMMEKLREQQATEPAATRFLSRVMPVTHTFTFQTPAIFEEKARETVSPWIPGLAAKGFHVRMHRRGFKGKISSMEEERFLDIFILDALERAGTPGHITFEDPDAIIVVETIGQRAGLSLWTREELQRYPLLHLD from the coding sequence ATGAAAGAGTGGAATGTGGTGATTACTGCTCGCGAAGGTTTTTTCAAAGAAGCCGGCGGTATGCTGGAGCAGTTCGGCCCGGTCAGCAAAACAGGCTTCTTCAATATCCTGGTAATGCACGTAGAAGATCCCTTTCTCATGATGGAAAAACTGCGGGAGCAACAGGCAACAGAGCCTGCCGCGACCCGGTTTCTGTCACGGGTGATGCCGGTGACGCACACCTTTACCTTTCAGACCCCCGCCATCTTCGAAGAGAAGGCACGGGAAACCGTCTCCCCGTGGATTCCCGGTCTGGCAGCAAAAGGCTTTCATGTGCGCATGCACCGCCGCGGGTTCAAGGGGAAGATTTCCAGCATGGAAGAAGAACGCTTCCTCGACATTTTTATCCTGGACGCCCTCGAACGTGCCGGAACCCCGGGACATATCACCTTCGAGGACCCTGATGCCATCATCGTCGTGGAAACAATCGGCCAGCGGGCAGGACTCTCCCTTTGGACCAGGGAAGAGCTGCAGCGCTATCCATTGCTGCATCTCGACTGA
- a CDS encoding RluA family pseudouridine synthase yields MLKYEISETDHCRQVESFLQNLLPSASHSYLRKLLTAGHLAVNGTPGVSGTILRLGDTVTLKESSKTSAFLRKARPELDILHEDQWIMIFNKAPGLPMHHAAEVDERNLVDLGTKLLAGRDGGSVKLRPVNRLDRGTSGAVILAKSSMAAAMFGRLIMDEGLGKLYLALVEGELAEDGVISVPLEGKEAETRYRVLFHRSDCTFVAVYPVTGRMHQIRQHFKFIGHPIRGDRRYGGQPLPGFAGNALHSFRTSIVHPATGETLQVFAPLSKEFLTLLKNLSGERYLSVLHSLPELP; encoded by the coding sequence ATGCTGAAATACGAGATTTCCGAAACAGACCACTGCCGGCAGGTGGAGAGCTTTCTCCAGAACCTCCTCCCGTCGGCTTCCCACTCCTACCTGCGCAAGCTGCTGACAGCCGGCCACCTGGCCGTCAACGGCACTCCCGGGGTTTCCGGCACCATCCTCCGCCTGGGCGATACGGTTACTCTGAAGGAGAGCAGCAAAACATCGGCTTTTCTGCGTAAAGCCAGGCCAGAACTGGACATACTCCATGAAGATCAGTGGATAATGATATTCAACAAGGCGCCGGGTCTCCCCATGCACCACGCCGCTGAGGTGGACGAGCGGAACCTGGTTGATCTGGGGACAAAACTCCTCGCCGGGCGCGATGGCGGATCGGTAAAACTCCGTCCGGTCAATCGCCTGGACCGGGGTACCTCCGGTGCGGTGATCCTGGCGAAAAGCTCAATGGCTGCCGCGATGTTCGGCCGACTGATCATGGATGAGGGGCTGGGGAAGCTCTATCTGGCCCTTGTGGAAGGGGAGCTTGCGGAGGATGGGGTCATCTCCGTTCCACTGGAGGGAAAAGAGGCGGAAACCCGTTACCGGGTGCTTTTTCACCGGTCGGACTGCACTTTTGTTGCCGTTTACCCCGTTACCGGAAGGATGCACCAGATCAGGCAGCACTTCAAATTTATCGGCCACCCGATCAGGGGGGATCGGCGCTACGGCGGACAGCCGCTGCCCGGTTTTGCTGGTAACGCCCTCCATTCCTTCAGAACCTCCATCGTCCATCCTGCAACCGGCGAAACATTGCAGGTCTTTGCCCCTTTGTCGAAGGAATTCCTCACCCTCCTCAAAAATCTCAGCGGTGAGCGCTATCTGTCCGTTCTGCACTCACTTCCTGAGCTTCCCTGA
- a CDS encoding DUF1540 domain-containing protein, translating to MKMSKITACDVKDCSYNQKAQCHALAITVGGPEVCACCDTYLHADKKGGVAEMTGGVGACKVEKCSYNTSFECGAPGIKVGLHQGHADCSTFKAR from the coding sequence ATGAAGATGTCAAAAATTACCGCGTGTGACGTAAAGGACTGCTCATACAACCAGAAAGCCCAGTGTCATGCCCTGGCCATCACGGTAGGTGGTCCGGAAGTGTGCGCGTGCTGCGACACCTATCTGCACGCCGACAAAAAAGGTGGAGTTGCCGAGATGACCGGTGGCGTAGGGGCATGCAAAGTGGAAAAATGCTCATACAACACCTCATTCGAATGTGGAGCACCCGGAATCAAGGTTGGGCTACACCAAGGCCATGCTGATTGTTCAACGTTCAAAGCCAGATAA
- a CDS encoding outer membrane beta-barrel protein, with translation MVMFMAGNAVADDLKGRFGVTGRLGFLIPADSEVDFPDGKHVAETSTAFVGGGGLIYGVDNNIALELDVTHTEFDMKTGGNTLGTVETNNLSIGAQYRFPKNNDIVPYIGAGIDVLVNDFSAGSADTVFGLHLSGGLDYFITRELALTGELKGVAAFDADINRTVGTRINYDPSSIAGTFGVRVFFN, from the coding sequence ATGGTGATGTTTATGGCTGGAAACGCAGTTGCCGATGACTTGAAGGGGAGATTCGGCGTAACCGGTCGTCTTGGATTTCTGATCCCTGCAGATAGCGAGGTCGATTTCCCGGACGGCAAACATGTAGCCGAGACGAGTACTGCATTTGTCGGCGGCGGCGGACTTATTTACGGGGTGGACAACAATATCGCCCTTGAGCTTGATGTTACCCATACGGAATTCGATATGAAGACAGGTGGGAATACGCTGGGAACCGTTGAAACCAACAACCTCTCCATCGGCGCCCAATACCGCTTTCCTAAGAATAACGACATCGTCCCTTACATCGGCGCCGGGATCGATGTGCTGGTCAACGACTTTTCTGCAGGCTCTGCAGATACGGTTTTCGGCCTGCACCTGAGCGGCGGTCTCGATTACTTCATCACCAGAGAGTTGGCCCTGACCGGGGAATTAAAGGGAGTGGCGGCATTTGACGCAGACATCAACCGAACAGTCGGAACCAGAATCAATTACGACCCTTCCAGCATAGCGGGGACATTTGGTGTCAGGGTGTTTTTCAATTGA
- a CDS encoding ABC-F family ATP-binding cassette domain-containing protein encodes MISASNITLAYGKRVLFKDVNIKFTPGNCYGLIGANGAGKSTFLKILSGEVEADKGEITVGPRERIAVLRQDQFAFDEESVFNTVIMGHARLYQVMAEREAIYSKADFSEADGIRSAELEAEFAEMNGYEVESEAAVLLNGLGISEELRQKKMKELEAGDKVRVLLAQALFGNPDVLLLDEPTNHLDLKSIAWLEDFLYRFSNTVIVVSHDRHFLNQVCTHVADIDFGRIQVYVGNYDFWYQASQLTLKQKQNDNRKVTDKANELKEFIQRFSSNASKAKQATSRKKLLEKLTIEEMPVSSRKYPYVVFKPERPCGDIILEINGLSKQVDGIAVLNDLTLTVRKGDKIAFVGANSLAKTTLFQILAGELEPDAGSFRWGITITPAYFPKENSAYFENDLNLIEWLGQFSPPTEGESFARGFLGRMLFSGEEAMKKTSVLSGGERVRCMLSKVMLTGANALILDEPTNHLDLESITALNNGLIAFTEVVLFSSHDHEFVSTVANRIVEITPGGIIDRVMGFEEYLEDAEVTGLRDELFHGHQELAL; translated from the coding sequence ATGATAAGCGCATCAAACATTACCCTTGCCTACGGCAAGAGAGTCCTGTTCAAAGACGTCAACATAAAGTTCACCCCCGGGAACTGCTACGGACTAATCGGCGCCAATGGCGCAGGAAAATCCACCTTTCTGAAGATTCTCTCCGGCGAGGTGGAAGCAGACAAGGGGGAGATCACGGTCGGCCCCAGGGAAAGAATTGCAGTACTGCGACAGGACCAGTTCGCCTTCGATGAAGAGTCGGTATTCAACACCGTCATCATGGGTCACGCACGTCTATACCAGGTAATGGCCGAGCGGGAGGCAATCTACTCCAAGGCGGATTTCTCCGAGGCGGACGGGATTCGCTCCGCGGAACTGGAGGCGGAATTTGCCGAAATGAACGGCTACGAGGTGGAGTCCGAAGCTGCTGTGCTCCTGAACGGTCTCGGCATCTCCGAGGAACTGCGGCAAAAGAAGATGAAGGAACTGGAAGCAGGGGACAAGGTGCGGGTGCTCCTCGCCCAAGCCCTCTTCGGCAACCCTGACGTGCTCTTGTTGGACGAGCCGACCAACCACCTGGACCTGAAGTCCATCGCCTGGCTGGAGGATTTCCTCTACCGCTTTTCAAACACGGTCATCGTCGTTTCCCACGACCGCCACTTCCTCAACCAGGTCTGCACCCACGTGGCAGATATCGACTTTGGCAGGATCCAGGTCTACGTGGGGAACTACGACTTCTGGTATCAGGCAAGCCAGTTGACCCTCAAGCAGAAGCAAAACGACAACCGCAAGGTTACCGATAAGGCCAACGAGCTGAAGGAGTTCATCCAGCGTTTCAGTTCCAACGCATCCAAGGCAAAACAGGCCACTTCGCGAAAAAAACTCCTGGAGAAGCTCACCATCGAGGAGATGCCGGTTTCATCAAGGAAGTACCCGTACGTGGTGTTCAAGCCGGAGCGCCCCTGCGGCGACATCATCCTGGAGATAAACGGTCTCTCCAAGCAGGTTGACGGGATTGCGGTGTTAAACGACCTCACGCTCACCGTCCGCAAAGGGGACAAGATCGCCTTTGTCGGCGCCAACAGCCTGGCCAAGACGACCCTCTTCCAGATCCTCGCCGGCGAGCTGGAGCCGGACGCAGGTTCCTTCCGCTGGGGAATAACCATCACTCCCGCCTATTTCCCGAAGGAAAACAGCGCCTACTTTGAAAACGACCTGAACCTCATCGAATGGCTCGGCCAGTTTTCTCCCCCCACCGAAGGGGAGTCTTTTGCCCGCGGTTTCCTCGGCCGGATGCTTTTCTCCGGGGAAGAGGCGATGAAAAAGACCAGCGTCCTCTCAGGCGGAGAGCGGGTCCGCTGCATGCTGTCGAAGGTGATGCTCACCGGCGCCAACGCCCTCATCCTCGACGAGCCGACCAACCACCTGGACCTGGAATCGATCACCGCCCTGAACAACGGTCTCATCGCCTTCACGGAGGTGGTACTTTTCTCCT